AATAAGCATCCAAACTGTATATAACTATAATTTAATGCTGCTTGTGTTGCACTTCCTGCATTCATCCACATTAGTATTGTTGGTAATGCAAGACATAAGGATATTCCACATATTATTGATATTATCAGTGTTATTATCATTCCATGTAATGCCGTGTTATTTGCTTGTTTATAGTTATTTGATCCTATAAATCTTGCAATTAAACTATTTACTGCTATTTCTGTACCACTTCCCAGACTCATTGCTATCATTAAAAGTGGTGCTACAAATCCTATTGCAGCTAATTCTTCCATTCCTAATCCTGCAACCCATATTTCATCTGCTATATTGTATAATGTTACAAATAGCATACTAAATATTATTGGCCATGCTAATTTTTTTATTGCTGTTTTATGATCGCCCATTATAAGATCGATATTGTCGTTTGTCTCTGCCATTTTTGGATCCCACTCCTTTTATTGCATTAGAATAATTATTAAAAAATTTATTTTATTTAAATTAAAAATTATTAGTTTTAATTATCTATAAAAACATTTTATAGCGTTATGATATATAAACTTAAAGTAAAAAAGAGAAATTCATAAAATATTTAAAATTAATTAATTTATATAAAAAATAGTTCGTATTTAAACGTATTTTAATTTTATAAGAGTAAATAACAACTATTTAGACTAAATAAACAACCATATAAGCTATAAGTTATATGTTAATATTAAAAAAGTAGGTGTAAAAAAAGTAAAGATGAAAGAGTAAAGTGAAATTTACTCTTGTTTGTATTTAGAAATTAAATATTCTTTATTCAATTATAAGTGGAATATTAAGTATTGCCTCATTATATCTTTTTGACTCTCCAACTTTTATTGTAAGAGTTTGTTTTAGTGATGAAGATTGTGCAACCACAGGTGTTATATAATCAAAATAAAACACTCCATCAACTAGTGTAATGTTGGTTTTATATGTGATATTGTTAATTTTATAACATAACTTAACTTCTCCAACATAATTGTTATGTGAGTCAACAAGTGTAATTGGAACTCTAATACCACTATCACTCATAAGATAGAGTGTTGAGTTATCTTTAAGATAGATGTTATCTTTTGCAACTTGAAGTATTTGAGTTTGCATATTTGCATTCTTATTTTCATCACCTGAATACTTAATTGAAATTGTATAGTTTCCAGGATTAAATGTATATGGAATAGTATAATTTATCACTGCTTTTCCATCAACAACTCTAATATCTGACTGTTGTGTTTTTCCATTTATTTTAAATACAATTTTTCCTGTTGTAATGTTTTGATTTGCCATTTTTACTGATACAACTATCTTAATTGTATCTCCAACTTTTATTGGCTTTTTATTGTTATCTATACTTATTTTAATTGAAACATCACGTTTTGGAATCATTACTGTAATATTTTTATTAAGTATATCACCATTATTATTTGCAATAATATTTAATATGTAGCTATTATATCTCCAGGATGTTGGTATGTCATATATAGCTGTAAGTTTTCCATTTACAATTTTCTGATTTTTAATAATTGTCTTTGAATTAACTTTTATTGATGTTTTAGCATTAATATCACTAGGTAAGTTATATGTAACTTCTATTGTTTGATTGTTATTTATGAGTTTATATGTAATATCTGATTTTATAGCATTAAGTATAAGTCTTTGATTGTCAACTCTTACTGTTATATTAGTTGTATCGTTTGCAACTACTATATTTTCAACACTACCATTAATACTTTGGAAATTTTCATTATATGTAGCATTACATGTAGGATATATTACATCACGAACTGGAAGAGGTTGTGTAATTTCATTGCCATTATTTAATGTATTAAGTGTTACTTTTATGTGTGATTGTAGATTTTCAATGAGTGGTGTTGTATTCATAAACTTCATAACAACCCAACTATTTGGTGTTACTCCCATCTTTTTAAAGTCTGGATTATTTAAGCTCCACCAATTATTTTCAACTGATTTAATTTTATATCCATTATATACTTCTTTTGAAGTTTCTGCATCATCATTTAAAAACACATTATATTCAAGGTCAATAAATCCAACAGAATATATTGCACCACCACAACTTCCTGCACTATTTGAATCGTATATACAACGTCTTGATGTGATTGTTCCATAGTTGTTATCTACATCTGTAGAGTTAAGTGTTATTATTGCACCACCATTTATACCTGCACTATTTTCTGTAAAGTTACAATCAATTAATATAATATTACCATTTTCTTTTGCTGTCCATGGTATGTTTTCTATTGCTCCACCACTTTCACCTGCTGTATTTGATGTAAATGTGGAATTTATTGCTGTGAAGTTATTTGTATTTGTTATTGCACCACCCATATAATTTGCATTATTATATAGGAAGTTTGAATTTAAGACATTACATATTCCTGTTGTATAGATTGCACCACCATAGTATGTTTGTGCTGAATTTTTAAGAAACATTGAATTTTCAATATCTAATTTTCCAAATGCATTATATATTGCAGCACCACTTACTGCTGTATTTTGTATAAATCGTGAATTATTAACTGTCATATTTCCACGAATATTATAGAGTGATCCTCCAACATTATAGGTGTGATCAAGACGCATTAATGAATTATTAATATTTACAACTCCACCATTATTATATACTGATGCTCCCCATGATGCTGTGTTTGATTCAAATGTTGAATCTTTAACATCAACTTCTCCTGTTGTATAGATTGCACCACCTTTTGCTGTTCTATTAAGGCATGTGTTGTTTATTATATCAACACCAATTAGTGTGAGTTTTCCCTGGTTGTTTATTGTAGCTATAGTTTCAGATTGATGATTATTTATTGTTAGATTTATTAGTGTAAGATGTGAGTTTTTAGTTATATTAAAGAGGTGATCTGTTGAATTTGTTGAAATATATGTATTTGTTGTGGAATTTCCAATTATTGTCACGTTATTGTCAACTATTATTGGATCAACTTTGTAGTTTCCTTCATCGAGATTTATTATTGTATTGTTTTTTTCATTTACCTGTTTTTGTGTTATTGTTTTTGTTGAATCTTCTTTTTTAGATGTTTTTTGATTTGTATATATCCTATTATCTATGCTTTTATCTACATCAGCTGCTGTATTTATTTCATCTGTATGATGATCTTTAAGTTGAATATTATCTACTGTTAGATTATCACTACTTTCAGCTGCTGCTGTTGATATAAATATCATTAAAACCATGCAAAATAATAGGAAATATTTCTTATTCATTTTAAAATTTCTCCTATTTTTAGTTTTTAATTAAATATGATATTATATATAACACAACCAATATTTTAACTATTTCAATTTATTTAAAAAATTATAAAAAAAACTTTAACAATTATGGAAAACTAATATTATACTATTGAAAACTATTCATGTAACTAATATTTAATAAAGATAAAAAATAGAGTTAACAATAAGATAAACAATCAAAACCCTACTATATAAATTATAGAATTTGGAAGATTATTTATTATATCAAAAAAATATAAAGGAGATTAAAATAATGAAGGGAGTTATTTTAGCAGGTGGACATGGAACACGTCTAAGACCATTAACACACACCGGACCTAAACAACTAATACCTATTGCAAATAAACCAGTAATATTATATGCAATAGAAGATCTACGTGATGCAGGAATTACAGATATAGGAATAATTCTTGGAACAAATATGCCAGAGAAAATAAAAAATGCACTAGGTGATGGATCAGAATTTGGTGTAAATATTACATACATCATGCAAGGTGAACCAAAAGGACTTGCACATGCAGCAGCAACAGCAAAAGACTTTGTAGATGGAGATTCATTTGTAATGTATCTAGGAGATAACATACTAAAATCTGGAATTGAAGAATTTGTAGATGGATTTGATGAATCAGAATTTGCATCAAGACTACTACTTCAAGAAGTTGAAGATCCAAGACAATTTGGAGTAGCAGAACTAAATAATGAAGGAAAAATCATAAATCTTGTTGAAAAACCAGAACATCCAAAAAGTAACCTAGCACTAGTTGGAATATACCTATTTAAAAACAATATCTTCGATGCAATAGATAAAATAAAACCATCCTGGAGAAATGAACTAGAAATAACAGATGCAATACAACAACTAATAGATGAAAAACAAAGTGTAGATTCATTTGTTGTAGAAGGATGGTGGAAAGATACAGGAAAACCTGAAGATGTACTAGATGCAAACCAATTAATACTTGAAACAATAGACGATGACATCTCAGATGAAGCAATAATAGAAGATGATGTAAAACTTAAAGGACGTATCCAGATAGGTAAAAATACCACAATAAAATCAGGAACTGTGATAAAAGGACCTGTAGTTATCGGTGAAAATTGCCAGATAAAAGGATATGTAGGACCTTACACCTCAATTGGTGATAATACAGAAATTATAGAAACAGAAATAGATTCATCAATAATAATTGGAAATTCAACAATACACTCAGATAAAAGAATAACAGAAAGTCTTCTTGGTGAAAACTCAAAAATAATAACAGACAATGAAAGCTATCCAAAAGGAAGAAGCTTTGTAATTGGTGAAAACTCTATTGTAAAACTATAAAAAATAAAATAAAAATTGGAGGATGATAAGAAATGAAAGCAGTTATACCAGCAGCAGGACTAGGTACAAGATTCCTACCTGCTACAAAAGCACAGCCAAAGGAAATGTTACCAGTATTTAATAAGCCAACAATTCAGTATGTTGTTGAAGAAATTGTACAATCAGGAATTGATGACATACTTATAATTACAGGAAAAGGTAAAAGATCAATAGAAGATCATTTTGACAGATCATTTGAACTTGAATATACACTTGAACAAAAAGGAAAACTTGACTACCTAGAGCAAGTACAAGAAATTACAGATATGGCAGACATCCACTACATTCGTCAGAAAAAACAAAATGGTCTTGGTGATGCAATACTATGTGCTGAAAAACATATTGGTGATGAAGCATTTGCTGTACTTTTAGGTGATACAATTACACATTCAAAAGTTCCATGTACAAAACAATTACTTGATGTATATGAAAAATATGGTGGATCAACAATTGCAATAGAAACACTACCTGATGCAAAAGTAGAAAGATATGGAATAGTTGATGGAGTAGAAGTTTCAGATAACATCTATGAAGTTAAAAATCTTGTTGAAAAACCAAAACTTGAAGATGCACCATCAAACCTTGGAATAACAGGACGATACATTCTTACATCTGACATATTTGACAAACTTAAAAATACAAAACCTGGAGTAGGTGGTGAAATTCAACTTACAGATGCAATAAATGCACAAGACAACGTATATGCTACAACATTTGAAGGTGACATATATGATATTGGAAATACAGTTGAATGGCTTAAAAGTTCAATAGATATGGCACTTGACTCTGATGATCGTGACCTTATAATTGAATATATGAAATCAAAACTAGATAATTTATAAAAGAAAGGTTTTTTTTATATTCCCTTCAATATCTCCCCCATTCTAAATATTTTTACTTTTTTTGAAAATACTAAATTTAAGATAAATAATGAAAAAATAGTTTTTTTATTAAATTTGAAATTTTAATTAAAATAATAATAAAATAAGAAAAAAAATAAAAGAAGAAAAGATTTAATTCCATCTTCTTTATTTAATGTGTAATTTTTGTTTTTGAATAACTTTTAGGTGCATTTACACCAATTAAAAGTTTTTTCCATTGTGGATTATTTGAATTCCAGTAGTTGTCCTCAATAGTTGTTGATGAACCACTTACTGCTGTTATTGCATTTCCTGCATTTGTTGCATTGTTATCTATGAAGTTTGTTTTTGTAACTGTCATATTTGCAAGGTTTGCTATTGCTCCTCCACCAATATTTTTACCAGATACTTTATTTTTCATAAAGTCACAATGATATATGGTTGTATTTGCATGAGCATAGATTCCTGCTCCTATTGAAACATTTGCTGAATTTGCCTCATTCATGTTAAAGCGACATGATGAAACTGTTAAGTTTCCAAGTTCATAGTAGATTACTCCACCAAATGAATTTGTAGCTGTTGCTTTTGCCATATTTTTTGTAAATGTACAATTTACATAGTTTGAAAATGCATAATATCCTTGTATTGTTCCACCCATTACAGTTTTACTTTGTGCAAGGTTATCTTTAAATACACTACTATATGCCATCACTGCTGCATATTGAGTATATAATGCTCCTGCAGCTGATGTTACTCCACCATAGGCTTTGTTAGATTCAATTGTTGATAAGTTAAGATATACACCTGTTGCAAGACTGTTTATTGCACCACCAATTCCATAATCTGTACCATTTACAACGTTGT
The genomic region above belongs to Methanosphaera sp. and contains:
- the galU gene encoding UTP--glucose-1-phosphate uridylyltransferase GalU, giving the protein MKAVIPAAGLGTRFLPATKAQPKEMLPVFNKPTIQYVVEEIVQSGIDDILIITGKGKRSIEDHFDRSFELEYTLEQKGKLDYLEQVQEITDMADIHYIRQKKQNGLGDAILCAEKHIGDEAFAVLLGDTITHSKVPCTKQLLDVYEKYGGSTIAIETLPDAKVERYGIVDGVEVSDNIYEVKNLVEKPKLEDAPSNLGITGRYILTSDIFDKLKNTKPGVGGEIQLTDAINAQDNVYATTFEGDIYDIGNTVEWLKSSIDMALDSDDRDLIIEYMKSKLDNL
- a CDS encoding glucose-1-phosphate thymidylyltransferase; protein product: MKGVILAGGHGTRLRPLTHTGPKQLIPIANKPVILYAIEDLRDAGITDIGIILGTNMPEKIKNALGDGSEFGVNITYIMQGEPKGLAHAAATAKDFVDGDSFVMYLGDNILKSGIEEFVDGFDESEFASRLLLQEVEDPRQFGVAELNNEGKIINLVEKPEHPKSNLALVGIYLFKNNIFDAIDKIKPSWRNELEITDAIQQLIDEKQSVDSFVVEGWWKDTGKPEDVLDANQLILETIDDDISDEAIIEDDVKLKGRIQIGKNTTIKSGTVIKGPVVIGENCQIKGYVGPYTSIGDNTEIIETEIDSSIIIGNSTIHSDKRITESLLGENSKIITDNESYPKGRSFVIGENSIVKL
- a CDS encoding Ig-like domain repeat protein — protein: MNKKYFLLFCMVLMIFISTAAAESSDNLTVDNIQLKDHHTDEINTAADVDKSIDNRIYTNQKTSKKEDSTKTITQKQVNEKNNTIINLDEGNYKVDPIIVDNNVTIIGNSTTNTYISTNSTDHLFNITKNSHLTLINLTINNHQSETIATINNQGKLTLIGVDIINNTCLNRTAKGGAIYTTGEVDVKDSTFESNTASWGASVYNNGGVVNINNSLMRLDHTYNVGGSLYNIRGNMTVNNSRFIQNTAVSGAAIYNAFGKLDIENSMFLKNSAQTYYGGAIYTTGICNVLNSNFLYNNANYMGGAITNTNNFTAINSTFTSNTAGESGGAIENIPWTAKENGNIILIDCNFTENSAGINGGAIITLNSTDVDNNYGTITSRRCIYDSNSAGSCGGAIYSVGFIDLEYNVFLNDDAETSKEVYNGYKIKSVENNWWSLNNPDFKKMGVTPNSWVVMKFMNTTPLIENLQSHIKVTLNTLNNGNEITQPLPVRDVIYPTCNATYNENFQSINGSVENIVVANDTTNITVRVDNQRLILNAIKSDITYKLINNNQTIEVTYNLPSDINAKTSIKVNSKTIIKNQKIVNGKLTAIYDIPTSWRYNSYILNIIANNNGDILNKNITVMIPKRDVSIKISIDNNKKPIKVGDTIKIVVSVKMANQNITTGKIVFKINGKTQQSDIRVVDGKAVINYTIPYTFNPGNYTISIKYSGDENKNANMQTQILQVAKDNIYLKDNSTLYLMSDSGIRVPITLVDSHNNYVGEVKLCYKINNITYKTNITLVDGVFYFDYITPVVAQSSSLKQTLTIKVGESKRYNEAILNIPLIIE